Proteins encoded in a region of the Paenibacillus wynnii genome:
- a CDS encoding zinc-finger domain-containing protein, with product MNRVQAVYEIGDIIELNCIGCLKRIELSRAHNNNYSYIDGHCNKVCPVGKQLQELGKKLVRDST from the coding sequence ATGAATCGGGTTCAGGCAGTTTATGAAATAGGAGACATCATTGAATTGAATTGTATAGGCTGCCTGAAACGGATCGAACTAAGCCGAGCCCACAACAATAATTACTCTTACATCGATGGACATTGCAATAAAGTCTGCCCAGTAGGAAAGCAACTGCAGGAGTTAGGGAAGAAACTTGTACGTGATAGTACGTGA
- a CDS encoding EthD domain-containing protein: MTEEQRRRAFQKIKSFTNQKFWAWMNMIHSRAYAKAQQHYEEAMSIVLQPKQAAAVKAKAQEIREQWDGMATITMDDTEAAELKQVGV, translated from the coding sequence ATGACCGAAGAGCAGCGCCGCAGAGCGTTTCAAAAAATTAAATCATTCACGAATCAGAAGTTTTGGGCTTGGATGAACATGATCCACTCCCGGGCGTACGCCAAAGCCCAGCAGCACTATGAAGAGGCTATGAGCATCGTTCTCCAGCCGAAGCAAGCAGCAGCTGTCAAAGCCAAGGCTCAGGAAATACGGGAACAGTGGGACGGAATGGCAACAATCACAATGGATGACACCGAGGCAGCAGAATTAAAACAGGTGGGGGTGTAA
- a CDS encoding sigma-70 region 4 domain-containing protein: MGCAKNWTKEEIDYLQDKWGSISLKSISANLGRSIDAVKLKAGRLGLGDSRMNFDGITVNQLALALDKSYGQIVNYWVPDYGLPVKRKLFANTARVLVIGYEEFWKWAEQHKELLNLAKMDPNTLGAEPDWAKVKRKADKMRSQKTFQAVNWTPEEDQRLVQVLGTKGMTYPEVARLFDRSEASVKRRLHDLGVKVRPERMENHIKYTFEEVQTLLRMAQEGYSYETIGQTIGKSGLGVRGKLERMGFDFKHRRLKERSGVTS, from the coding sequence TTGGGTTGCGCCAAAAACTGGACAAAAGAAGAGATTGATTACCTCCAGGATAAATGGGGATCGATCAGTTTGAAATCAATCTCTGCAAACTTGGGTCGGAGCATCGATGCGGTAAAACTGAAAGCTGGCAGATTAGGGCTCGGAGACTCGCGGATGAACTTTGACGGAATCACAGTCAATCAATTAGCCCTTGCTCTTGATAAATCATATGGGCAAATCGTTAATTATTGGGTACCGGATTACGGGTTGCCGGTCAAAAGGAAACTCTTTGCAAATACTGCAAGGGTCCTGGTCATTGGATATGAAGAATTCTGGAAATGGGCTGAGCAGCATAAAGAACTCCTTAACCTTGCCAAGATGGATCCTAACACCTTGGGAGCAGAGCCGGACTGGGCAAAGGTGAAACGGAAAGCAGACAAAATGAGATCTCAGAAAACCTTTCAGGCTGTTAACTGGACTCCGGAAGAAGATCAGAGGTTAGTGCAGGTCCTCGGGACAAAAGGAATGACATATCCAGAGGTCGCCAGGCTCTTTGATCGATCGGAAGCATCGGTTAAGCGGCGACTGCATGACCTTGGCGTGAAAGTCCGACCTGAACGAATGGAAAACCATATCAAGTACACATTCGAAGAGGTACAAACTTTGCTCCGAATGGCTCAGGAAGGATATAGCTATGAAACGATCGGTCAAACAATCGGTAAGAGTGGACTAGGAGTTCGCGGGAAGCTCGAGAGAATGGGATTTGACTTTAAGCATCGCCGTTTGAAAGAGAGATCAGGTGTAACTTCATGA
- a CDS encoding HNH endonuclease: protein MTHQTFWKPEKQEKPKKTSSLGQHKKEKKVVSEWKRDLFAGHTPGKSSADRAEFPRKIVAELIAEAGEVCQHCRSAPDTTTHHVWPRGRKGRGVKTNGLRLCGLCHDLIQTTDELLQYWIGVFRDRYGEYFWYDELDWEEHNRKMAAQEQSERELEVRRQQIEPVADLITTAAGRPLRVKELQLLQSLEPKALQVFTGMITDSLNGYASQGTYRALDRFED from the coding sequence AGCACAAAAAGGAAAAGAAAGTAGTTTCGGAGTGGAAACGTGATTTATTCGCCGGTCATACTCCCGGAAAAAGTAGTGCTGATCGAGCAGAATTCCCTCGCAAGATAGTTGCCGAGTTAATTGCTGAAGCTGGCGAAGTATGCCAGCACTGCAGATCAGCACCGGACACCACCACACACCATGTCTGGCCTCGAGGCCGGAAGGGACGCGGTGTAAAAACAAACGGTCTAAGATTATGCGGATTGTGTCACGACTTAATCCAAACGACTGATGAGCTGCTGCAATACTGGATTGGAGTCTTCCGGGATCGATACGGCGAATACTTTTGGTATGACGAATTGGACTGGGAAGAACACAACCGTAAAATGGCGGCACAGGAGCAGTCAGAGAGAGAACTGGAGGTCCGCAGGCAGCAGATTGAACCTGTGGCTGACTTAATCACTACCGCAGCGGGGCGACCGTTAAGAGTAAAAGAATTGCAGTTGTTGCAATCACTAGAACCCAAGGCACTCCAAGTATTTACCGGAATGATTACTGACTCCTTAAACGGATATGCATCCCAGGGAACTTATCGGGCCCTTGATCGATTTGAGGATTAA